In Nocardia yunnanensis, one DNA window encodes the following:
- a CDS encoding pentapeptide repeat-containing protein, whose amino-acid sequence MSSGTHKSWVPRGLPHDAEASARVRDWLLEHKSGGLDASGLDLSDSDLSGGDFSESWFAETKFINAKLTDAELYRSDAAGADFTSADLTNTSLVRVNLDDAILRNAILDGANLVGASLYGVDAVGASLRGAALMGSSLIQVDFRGANLSNATVEENTFKVTVDQDTVFEGLHGTLFGPIKLVADDDELELGGSQLERWINERGGSVRVLAPRNRSASGPSTESPETNPTAEPPA is encoded by the coding sequence ATGTCATCTGGTACCCATAAGAGCTGGGTTCCGCGCGGATTGCCGCACGATGCGGAAGCCTCGGCGCGTGTGCGCGACTGGCTACTCGAGCACAAGTCAGGCGGGCTCGATGCCAGTGGGCTCGACCTCAGCGATTCAGACCTGTCCGGCGGCGATTTCTCCGAATCCTGGTTCGCTGAAACAAAATTCATCAACGCCAAGTTGACCGACGCTGAGCTGTATCGCTCTGACGCTGCGGGAGCCGATTTTACCAGCGCAGATCTGACAAACACCTCCCTCGTCCGCGTGAACCTCGACGACGCGATTCTCCGAAATGCGATCCTCGATGGCGCAAATCTGGTCGGGGCCTCCCTCTACGGCGTTGACGCTGTCGGCGCTTCACTGCGAGGCGCCGCCCTGATGGGATCATCCCTGATCCAGGTCGATTTCCGAGGAGCGAACCTGTCCAACGCAACAGTGGAGGAGAACACCTTCAAGGTGACAGTGGACCAGGACACAGTGTTCGAAGGTCTGCATGGAACCCTATTCGGGCCGATTAAGCTCGTTGCTGACGACGATGAACTTGAGTTGGGCGGTTCGCAATTGGAACGTTGGATAAATGAACGAGGGGGTTCCGTCCGAGTCCTCGCTCCCCGAAACCGCAGTGCCTCAGGACCATCAACTGAATCCCCCGAAACGAACCCAACGGCTGAACCGCCGGCCTAG